A part of Terriglobus roseus genomic DNA contains:
- a CDS encoding ABC transporter permease, translating into MKMLPGSFSNLRSRGEMVIPRTLARSQAVRRSWPFLLDLIVASIGLAAFYGVVQIARLWLGHAEPQVTLSLSPRALPLYALYSVVRMFLAYLLSLGFAIGYGYVAAYSRRMEALMIAALDILQSIPVLSFLPGVMLAMVALFPSRQLGLELGAIVLIFTGQVWNMAFSFYSSLKSLPRELTEASAIYGYSRWQRLFQLELPFAAIGLIWNSMVSVAGGWFFLMACEMFVLGSRDFRLPGLGSYLQTAASEGNTPAILWGLFTMILIIVATDQLLWRPIIAWSDRFKFEQVESARHVRSPLLAILQQSSFVKRMRHVTLSPVLEKLYRHEAKHRPTHVAMDGGDQRSPSALAQVALGLVIFAAVAYAAIQALHLLHSVDRKEFGLVLGGAGMTLLRVIASLFLATLWTVPVGVAIGSHPRLARIAQPLAQIAASVPATALFPVILLLLLRSGGGMNTAAILLMLLGTQWYVLFNVIAGAMAIPTDLKEVSRLFHFGTVQRWKTIILPGIFPYLLTGLITASGGAWNASIIAEYFRLKGKTMTAFGLGEQISAATDAGNFAVLLLATIVMALMVVTINRLVWRPLFRVAESKYRLGA; encoded by the coding sequence ATGAAGATGCTGCCTGGCAGCTTCAGTAATTTGCGATCACGGGGTGAGATGGTCATCCCGCGCACCCTTGCGCGTTCGCAAGCGGTACGCAGAAGCTGGCCCTTTCTTCTTGATCTGATCGTTGCCAGCATTGGCCTTGCTGCGTTTTACGGAGTAGTCCAGATTGCGCGCCTTTGGCTGGGTCATGCAGAGCCGCAAGTGACGTTGTCGTTATCCCCGCGAGCGTTGCCTCTCTACGCACTCTACTCCGTGGTGCGTATGTTCCTCGCGTACCTGTTGAGCCTTGGGTTCGCCATCGGCTATGGCTATGTCGCAGCGTACAGCCGACGGATGGAAGCGCTGATGATTGCAGCCTTGGACATTCTGCAATCCATCCCTGTGCTGAGCTTTCTTCCCGGCGTCATGCTGGCAATGGTGGCGCTGTTCCCTTCGCGTCAACTTGGCCTGGAGTTGGGTGCGATCGTGCTCATCTTCACCGGCCAGGTGTGGAACATGGCATTCTCGTTTTATTCCTCGTTGAAGAGCCTTCCGCGTGAATTAACAGAAGCCAGTGCCATCTATGGTTATTCGCGGTGGCAGCGACTCTTCCAGCTTGAATTGCCATTTGCAGCAATTGGTCTCATCTGGAACAGCATGGTCTCAGTAGCAGGCGGATGGTTCTTCCTGATGGCCTGCGAGATGTTTGTCTTGGGCTCGCGCGATTTCCGCTTGCCCGGCCTTGGAAGCTATCTGCAAACCGCTGCAAGCGAAGGCAACACCCCGGCCATTTTGTGGGGGCTGTTCACGATGATCCTCATCATCGTTGCAACAGATCAGCTCCTATGGCGCCCCATCATCGCATGGAGCGATCGCTTCAAATTTGAGCAGGTGGAAAGCGCTCGTCACGTACGTTCGCCACTGTTGGCCATCCTGCAGCAATCAAGTTTTGTAAAGCGGATGCGGCACGTCACGCTTTCTCCCGTGTTGGAGAAGTTGTATCGGCATGAGGCGAAACATCGTCCCACACATGTCGCGATGGATGGTGGCGATCAACGCTCTCCATCTGCGCTCGCTCAAGTTGCTTTAGGACTTGTAATTTTCGCAGCAGTGGCCTATGCCGCAATCCAAGCGCTGCATCTGTTGCATTCCGTCGACCGCAAGGAATTTGGCCTTGTACTCGGTGGAGCAGGCATGACACTGCTGCGCGTGATCGCTTCCCTGTTTCTTGCGACGCTGTGGACCGTGCCGGTTGGCGTAGCGATTGGATCGCATCCCCGTCTTGCGCGCATTGCACAACCGTTGGCGCAGATCGCGGCCAGCGTACCTGCCACCGCATTGTTTCCTGTGATCCTGCTTCTTCTACTGCGTAGCGGAGGAGGCATGAACACCGCAGCCATTTTGCTCATGCTGCTCGGAACGCAGTGGTACGTGCTTTTCAATGTAATCGCCGGTGCAATGGCCATTCCGACTGACCTCAAAGAGGTCTCGCGCCTCTTCCACTTCGGCACCGTGCAACGCTGGAAGACCATCATTCTCCCAGGCATCTTCCCTTACCTGCTGACTGGTCTCATCACAGCCAGCGGCGGGGCATGGAACGCAAGCATCATCGCGGAGTACTTCCGCCTGAAGGGCAAGACGATGACGGCCTTCGGCCTGGGCGAACAGATCAGCGCAGCAACGGACGCAGGCAACTTCGCAGTACTGCTGCTTGCGACGATTGTGATGGCGCTGATGGTGGTGACGATCAATCGTCTGGTGTGGCGTCCTCTATTCCGTGTTGCCGAGTCGAAGTATCGCCTGGGCGCTTAA
- a CDS encoding AI-2E family transporter, giving the protein MADEQYPSRLANSYQPQPSDHLRTAGTALMGWWRATTLDALCVGLMWFVGLYFIHVPWAPLWALVAAVCQFVPGIGTALAVCGPAIAAFFASVDTDLDKLWWTLGLYAFIAIVDGALIQPLLLKRSTLVPWWAAMLGPIVGGILLPPWGALLAPPILAVIYAFRNANKSR; this is encoded by the coding sequence GTGGCGGACGAGCAATATCCTTCCCGGCTGGCGAACTCTTACCAGCCTCAACCGTCTGACCATCTGCGCACGGCGGGCACCGCGCTGATGGGATGGTGGCGTGCCACGACGCTGGACGCCCTGTGCGTGGGCTTGATGTGGTTTGTGGGGTTGTACTTCATCCATGTGCCCTGGGCGCCGCTTTGGGCGCTGGTGGCGGCGGTATGTCAGTTTGTTCCGGGGATCGGAACAGCGCTCGCAGTATGTGGGCCGGCGATTGCCGCGTTCTTTGCATCCGTCGACACAGATCTGGACAAACTATGGTGGACGCTGGGTCTGTACGCGTTTATCGCGATTGTCGATGGCGCATTGATTCAACCGCTGTTGCTGAAACGCAGCACACTGGTGCCGTGGTGGGCAGCTATGCTGGGACCGATCGTTGGCGGCATCCTGCTGCCGCCGTGGGGTGCGTTGCTGGCTCCGCCGATACTCGCAGTGATCTATGCGTTTCGAAACGCGAACAAGAGCCGTTAA
- a CDS encoding alpha-amylase domain-containing protein: MAVMMQGFYWDCAKEENRLGEWWNYVAEKIPSLGKQGIGFDAIWLPPISKGASPGTMGYDPYDYFDLGDFEQKGSVKTSFGNRAELESLIKTIHENGMGAIADMVINHNSGADEEEENPLDGQKRWTKFNPKSGKFPRNWDCFHPSRYEKVMLEGEQFAGFPHLCHRNPKVYAAMYEYARLIIEDLDFDGFRFDFVKGFGAWMIGLLAKYQYQKKDNPNFSPFVVGEYWSGPDDIHDWLDAVSTLTDSQIAAFDFPLRYKLKDVCDTLNYDLRNLTDGTSVSAARPFNAVTFVDNHDMNDNFVTNDKMLGYSFILTQDGYPCVFWRDYYNYELARPNTPNGIDALVQAHHKHAGGESCILHADPDLYISQRGGTEDQSGLIYVLNNLGNQWSGTTVQTKWPNTRFIPVAWDGHDQAHPDERSTDEEGNGEFPAPPRGYCVYAPIFE, from the coding sequence ATGGCTGTCATGATGCAGGGCTTTTACTGGGATTGTGCCAAGGAAGAAAACCGGCTGGGCGAATGGTGGAACTACGTCGCGGAAAAGATCCCGTCGCTTGGCAAACAAGGCATTGGTTTTGACGCCATCTGGCTGCCACCCATCAGCAAAGGAGCAAGCCCAGGAACCATGGGCTACGATCCATACGACTACTTCGACCTTGGCGACTTCGAGCAGAAAGGCTCAGTGAAGACCAGCTTCGGCAATCGCGCAGAGTTGGAAAGCCTGATCAAGACCATCCATGAGAACGGCATGGGCGCCATCGCGGACATGGTGATCAACCACAACAGCGGCGCGGATGAGGAAGAAGAAAACCCTCTGGACGGTCAGAAGCGCTGGACAAAGTTCAATCCAAAGAGTGGCAAATTCCCACGCAACTGGGACTGCTTCCATCCCTCGCGCTACGAGAAGGTCATGCTGGAGGGTGAGCAGTTTGCTGGCTTTCCGCACCTGTGCCATCGCAACCCGAAGGTCTATGCGGCGATGTATGAGTACGCCCGCTTGATCATCGAAGACCTTGATTTCGACGGTTTCCGCTTCGACTTTGTCAAAGGCTTCGGTGCGTGGATGATCGGCCTGCTCGCGAAGTATCAGTACCAGAAGAAGGACAACCCCAACTTCTCGCCCTTTGTCGTAGGGGAATACTGGAGCGGTCCGGATGACATTCACGACTGGCTGGATGCGGTAAGCACGTTAACGGATTCGCAGATCGCCGCGTTCGACTTCCCTCTGCGTTACAAGCTGAAAGACGTTTGCGACACGCTCAATTACGACCTGCGCAATTTGACCGACGGCACGTCTGTCTCCGCGGCGCGCCCGTTCAATGCCGTAACGTTCGTGGACAACCACGACATGAACGACAACTTTGTTACGAACGACAAGATGCTCGGCTACTCGTTCATCCTCACGCAGGACGGCTATCCCTGCGTCTTCTGGAGGGATTACTACAACTACGAACTGGCGCGGCCCAACACGCCTAACGGCATCGACGCGCTGGTACAGGCACACCACAAACATGCTGGTGGTGAAAGCTGCATTCTGCACGCCGACCCTGACCTGTACATTTCGCAACGTGGCGGCACGGAAGACCAGAGCGGCCTCATCTATGTCCTGAACAATCTCGGCAATCAGTGGAGCGGCACCACGGTGCAAACCAAGTGGCCCAACACGCGGTTTATTCCCGTGGCATGGGACGGTCACGACCAGGCACATCCTGACGAACGCAGCACCGACGAGGAAGGCAACGGCGAATTCCCTGCGCCACCTCGCGGCTACTGCGTGTACGCGCCGATTTTTGAGTAG
- the purQ gene encoding phosphoribosylformylglycinamidine synthase subunit PurQ codes for MKIGVLVFPGSNCDHDTYNVIDAVAQQPVTFLWHASEDLQGCDAILVPGGFAYGDYLRTGALARFAPIMGSVKKFAAQGGPVMGICNGFQILCESGLLPGALMRNAGLRYICKQVNLRTETNDSPFTHLLQRGEVLQMPIGHMEGNYFCDTDTLATLKKQDRIAFRYSTPAGDITADANPNGSLENIAGVLSEGRNVLGMMPHPDRSSESILGTADGLKLFQGLIASLQTA; via the coding sequence ATGAAGATTGGCGTGCTTGTCTTCCCCGGTTCTAACTGCGACCACGACACGTACAACGTGATCGATGCCGTCGCGCAACAGCCTGTGACCTTTCTCTGGCATGCCAGCGAGGATCTGCAGGGATGCGACGCCATCCTCGTTCCCGGGGGCTTCGCTTATGGCGACTACCTGCGTACCGGTGCGCTCGCACGTTTTGCGCCCATCATGGGATCGGTGAAGAAGTTTGCCGCGCAGGGCGGCCCCGTTATGGGCATCTGCAACGGCTTCCAGATTCTCTGCGAGAGCGGCTTGCTGCCTGGCGCGCTGATGCGTAACGCAGGGCTGCGTTACATCTGCAAGCAGGTGAACCTGCGCACCGAAACAAACGACTCGCCCTTCACGCACTTGCTGCAGCGCGGTGAAGTTCTCCAGATGCCCATTGGCCATATGGAAGGCAACTACTTCTGCGACACCGACACCTTGGCCACGCTGAAGAAGCAGGATCGCATCGCATTCCGTTACAGCACACCCGCCGGCGATATCACTGCTGATGCCAACCCGAATGGTTCGTTGGAAAACATCGCCGGCGTACTGAGCGAAGGCCGTAACGTGCTGGGCATGATGCCGCATCCTGATCGCTCCAGTGAGTCCATCCTTGGCACCGCAGATGGACTTAAGCTTTTCCAGGGACTTATCGCGAGCCTGCAGACCGCCTAA
- a CDS encoding tyrosine-protein phosphatase codes for MIDIHHHLLPGIDDGSKSLEQSIAMVTMAVEDGITHIVATPHADDTWKYNRERNAGLLQQLREALPAEVAAKITLGLGCDFHMNWENTEDAHVHKRRYTINETEYLLVELPDVGIPNRMDELLYQLRVDGLTPILTHPERNTTLQRSRDRLREWMQSGLLLQVTAGSVTGHFGSTAETFAWELLEKRWVHFLATDAHNLDRRPPHMSSAYRLVSERLGTETAERLCVSNPLTVFEGRPWPSQPEPIGLFEQPFVDDDDDDDKPSFWRRLFGR; via the coding sequence ATGATTGATATTCACCACCATCTGCTGCCCGGTATCGACGACGGCTCCAAGAGTCTCGAACAGTCCATCGCCATGGTCACCATGGCAGTGGAAGATGGCATCACCCACATCGTCGCCACACCGCACGCCGACGATACGTGGAAGTACAACCGTGAACGCAACGCAGGACTGCTTCAGCAGTTACGTGAAGCGTTACCCGCAGAAGTCGCCGCAAAGATCACATTAGGCCTCGGTTGCGACTTCCATATGAACTGGGAAAACACGGAAGACGCGCACGTTCACAAGCGCCGTTACACCATCAATGAGACGGAATACCTGCTGGTGGAATTGCCCGATGTTGGCATTCCAAACCGGATGGACGAGCTGCTGTACCAGCTCCGCGTAGACGGTCTGACCCCGATCTTGACCCATCCGGAGCGCAACACCACCTTGCAGCGTTCTCGCGACCGTCTGCGCGAATGGATGCAGAGCGGCCTGCTTCTGCAGGTAACCGCAGGATCCGTCACTGGCCACTTCGGCAGCACTGCGGAAACCTTTGCGTGGGAACTTCTGGAGAAGCGCTGGGTCCACTTCCTGGCCACGGACGCACATAATCTGGACCGCCGGCCCCCGCATATGAGTTCGGCGTATCGGCTTGTATCGGAACGGCTTGGCACGGAAACGGCTGAGCGTCTGTGCGTCTCCAATCCCCTTACTGTGTTTGAAGGAAGGCCATGGCCGTCGCAACCCGAACCAATCGGCCTGTTTGAACAACCGTTCGTCGACGATGATGACGACGATGACAAGCCCTCCTTCTGGCGCCGGCTCTTCGGTCGTTGA
- a CDS encoding FeoA family protein, translating into MTPAEVFGRRARAVHLAELKHGEKATVLGVAQGEAYCHLCALGLNAGAEVEVVRTLSRRTVLIIRVDGFDIALRGETASTVKIRMESAL; encoded by the coding sequence ATGACGCCCGCTGAAGTTTTTGGAAGAAGGGCCCGCGCAGTGCACCTGGCAGAGTTGAAGCATGGAGAGAAGGCCACGGTGCTGGGTGTGGCACAGGGCGAGGCATATTGCCACCTGTGCGCCCTGGGGCTGAACGCCGGAGCGGAAGTGGAAGTTGTGCGAACCCTCTCGCGCCGCACGGTCCTTATCATTCGCGTGGATGGCTTCGATATTGCCCTGCGTGGTGAGACTGCATCAACAGTGAAAATCCGCATGGAGAGTGCCCTGTGA